Proteins from a genomic interval of Chryseobacterium indologenes:
- a CDS encoding ParA family protein, translating to MAKIIGIANQKGGVGKTTTAVNLAAALGVLEKRILIIDADPQANATSGLGVEDVQYSTYNLLEHSADTRVCIKRTATPNLDIIPSHIDLVAAEIELVDKEDREYMLKKALATVRDDYDYIIIDCAPSLGLITVNALTAADSVIIPIQCEYFALEGLGKLLNTVKNVQKIHNKDLGIEGLLLTMYDSRLRLSNQVVEEVNLHFPEMVFETIISRNVRLSEAPSFGESILNYDAESKGAVQYIQLAEEVLLKNENLVKN from the coding sequence ATGGCAAAAATCATAGGTATTGCTAATCAAAAGGGAGGTGTCGGTAAAACTACCACAGCCGTAAACCTGGCAGCAGCATTAGGAGTATTGGAAAAAAGAATATTAATTATCGATGCAGACCCGCAGGCGAATGCTACATCAGGTCTGGGCGTTGAGGATGTTCAGTATTCTACATATAATCTACTGGAGCATAGTGCAGATACAAGAGTTTGTATCAAGAGAACTGCAACTCCAAACCTGGATATTATACCGTCACATATCGATCTGGTAGCTGCGGAAATTGAATTGGTTGACAAGGAAGACCGTGAATATATGCTGAAAAAAGCATTAGCCACCGTAAGGGATGATTACGACTATATCATTATCGACTGTGCACCGAGTTTAGGACTTATCACAGTAAATGCACTTACAGCAGCTGATTCTGTGATTATTCCGATCCAATGTGAATACTTTGCGTTAGAAGGACTTGGGAAACTTTTGAATACCGTTAAGAATGTTCAGAAGATTCACAATAAAGATCTTGGAATTGAAGGCCTCCTTCTAACAATGTATGACAGCAGGTTAAGACTATCCAATCAGGTAGTGGAAGAAGTGAACTTACACTTTCCAGAAATGGTTTTCGAAACCATTATCAGCAGAAATGTAAGATTGAGTGAAGCTCCAAGTTTTGGAGAAAGTATCTTGAATTATGATGCTGAAAGTAAAGGAGCTGTTCAGTACATTCAGTTAGCAGAAGAAGTTCTTTTGAAGAACGAAAATTTAGTAAAGAATTAA
- a CDS encoding energy transducer TonB: MKQQNQNQEFRFNEVLFEHRNKEYGAYALRNESDRILTKALFVGVSLMAAVSITPFAMSAFTTDVPHEGLGGVVIDFTPVTPDEPAPPVTIVPVKPATAPNTKTFDSTVPTPSKTAPDDQTKKDPVPDDAVAGLANNLKGDVVAPNTYVPTTAPVGTGPVINTAPPTIPEAVDKNKIVEAGDLGIEANYAGGIDSFRNKVMNSFDSSGFESDGVMKTIVTFIVEMDGSISGIKASGTNADFNNEAIRTIKSVKGKWVPAKNKKGEFVRSYFKFPISMKFEN, encoded by the coding sequence ATGAAACAACAGAATCAAAACCAGGAATTTCGCTTCAACGAAGTTCTTTTTGAGCACCGCAACAAAGAATATGGTGCCTATGCATTAAGAAACGAATCAGACAGAATATTAACCAAAGCACTTTTTGTGGGAGTAAGTTTAATGGCTGCAGTATCCATTACACCGTTTGCTATGTCAGCATTTACAACAGATGTACCACATGAGGGACTAGGTGGAGTTGTTATAGATTTTACTCCAGTTACACCTGATGAACCAGCTCCTCCTGTAACTATTGTACCTGTAAAACCAGCAACAGCTCCTAATACAAAAACGTTTGACAGTACAGTGCCAACTCCATCAAAAACAGCACCCGATGATCAGACGAAAAAGGATCCAGTACCTGATGACGCTGTGGCAGGTCTTGCTAATAATTTAAAAGGAGATGTGGTAGCCCCCAATACATATGTTCCGACAACAGCACCTGTAGGAACTGGTCCGGTAATCAATACCGCACCACCAACAATTCCTGAGGCTGTAGATAAAAATAAAATAGTAGAAGCAGGGGATCTTGGGATAGAAGCTAATTATGCAGGAGGAATAGACTCATTCAGAAATAAAGTAATGAACAGTTTTGACAGTTCAGGATTTGAATCAGATGGAGTTATGAAAACTATAGTGACTTTTATTGTAGAAATGGATGGCTCAATTTCAGGAATAAAAGCCAGCGGAACCAACGCTGATTTCAATAACGAAGCGATCAGAACGATCAAATCCGTGAAAGGAAAATGGGTTCCTGCCAAAAATAAAAAGGGAGAGTTCGTAAGAAGTTATTTCAAATTTCCGATCTCAATGAAGTTTGAAAATTAA
- a CDS encoding ParB/RepB/Spo0J family partition protein has product MKDKKRAMGRGLGAILSAESKATVNSATDEGADKFVGNIVEVALEDIYPNPTQPRTYFDEKALNELAQSIKNLGVIQPITLRKDGEKFEIISGERRYRASKIAGLTTVPAYIRLVNDQELLEMALVENIQREDLDAIEIALTYHRLLEEIGLTQENLSQRIGKDRSTITNSIRLLRLNPDIQNAIRSGEISAGHGRAIISLEREEDQQVLFDLIIKEKLNVRQAEQAAAALKNPKSPAAKKVSAELSNNYKRAQKTIADILDVKVEIKASGNGKKGKIVLDFKNEEELEYILSHIK; this is encoded by the coding sequence ATGAAGGACAAAAAAAGAGCTATGGGACGCGGCTTGGGCGCCATTTTAAGTGCAGAATCCAAAGCAACTGTCAACTCCGCTACTGATGAAGGAGCAGATAAGTTTGTAGGAAATATTGTTGAAGTAGCACTTGAAGACATCTATCCGAACCCGACGCAGCCGAGAACTTATTTTGATGAAAAAGCATTAAACGAACTCGCCCAATCGATTAAAAACTTAGGCGTAATCCAGCCGATTACCTTAAGAAAAGATGGTGAAAAGTTTGAGATCATATCCGGGGAAAGACGTTACAGAGCCAGTAAAATTGCCGGTTTAACGACTGTTCCTGCCTATATCCGTTTAGTGAATGATCAGGAGCTTCTTGAGATGGCTCTTGTGGAAAATATTCAGAGAGAAGATCTTGATGCGATCGAAATCGCTTTGACCTATCATAGGCTTTTAGAGGAAATCGGACTTACTCAGGAAAACCTGAGCCAGAGAATAGGAAAAGACAGAAGTACCATTACCAACTCAATCAGGTTGTTGAGGCTGAATCCCGATATTCAGAATGCCATCAGAAGTGGTGAGATTTCTGCAGGACACGGTAGAGCTATCATCAGTCTCGAAAGAGAAGAAGATCAGCAGGTTTTATTTGATCTGATTATTAAAGAAAAATTAAACGTTCGTCAGGCAGAGCAGGCTGCTGCTGCATTGAAGAATCCTAAGTCTCCGGCAGCTAAAAAAGTAAGTGCCGAGCTTTCCAATAATTACAAAAGAGCCCAGAAGACGATCGCTGACATCTTAGATGTGAAAGTAGAGATCAAAGCTTCTGGAAATGGTAAAAAAGGTAAAATTGTCCTCGACTTCAAAAATGAAGAAGAATTAGAGTATATTTTATCCCATATTAAATAA